In Amaranthus tricolor cultivar Red isolate AtriRed21 chromosome 3, ASM2621246v1, whole genome shotgun sequence, a single window of DNA contains:
- the LOC130809428 gene encoding vesicle-fusing ATPase-like has protein sequence MANDNMIVTNTPARDLVSTNFAYCSLVDLRRLAVPGLRQVFAYVGDSWVLSLGTHDDVPNGSIGLNAVQRKYLRVSTGDSIHVRRFVPPQDFNLTVLTLELDYLSRAKARDEQVDAVVVAQLIKRRLVDQVMTVGQKVTFEYLGNNFLFTVSQAVVEGLEKSDSERGMLTSDTYIIFESAGGSGIKIINQRESASSNLFRQKEFNLKALGIGGLSAEFADIFRRAFASRVFPPHVTSKLGIKHVKGMLLYGPPGTGKTLMARQIGKMLNGKDPKIVNGPEVLSKFVGETEKNIRDLFADAEQDQRNRGDQSDLHVIIFDEIDAICKSRGSTRDGTGVHDSIVNQLLTKIDGVEALNNVLLIGMTNRKDLLDEALLRPGRLEVQVEISLPDEAGRLQILEIHTTKMKENSFLAPDINLAELAARTKNYSGAELEGVVKSAVSYALNRQLNMDDLNKPVDEENIKVTMNDFLEALEEVRPAFGASTSDLERCRLNGMVECGVRHEHFQQRTMLLAEQVKLSKGSPLLTCLLEGPSGSGKTAMAATVGICSDFPYVKIVSAESMIGLSESTKCAHIVKVFEDAYRSPLSIIILDDIERLVEYVAIGPRFSNIISQTLMVLLKRLPPLGKKLLVIGTTSEVGFLDSIGIRDSFSVTYNVPTLKTEDARKVLQQLNVFSEEDIDSAAEALDDMPIKKVYMLIEMAAQGDQGGRAEVIYSGKEKINLSHFYDSLQDIVRY, from the exons ATGGCGAATGATAACATGATTGTCACAAACACGCCGGCGAGAGATCTTGTCTCCACCAATTTTGCTTATTGTTCCCTTGTTGATCTTCGTCGTCTTGCTGTCCCTGGATTGCGCCAGGTTTTTGCTTATGTTGGTGATTCTTGGGTCCTTTCCCTTGG AACCCATGATGATGTGCCAAATGGGAGCATAGGTCTAAACGCTGTCCAGCGTAAGTATCTGAGAGTTTCGACAGGGGATTCGATTCATGTGAGAAG GTTTGTTCCTCCTCAAGATTTTAATCTCACTGTTCTCACTCTTGAATTGGACTATTTATCTAGAGCAAAAGCCAGAGATGAACAA GTTGATGCTGTCGTTGTAGCTCAACTAATTAAGAGGAGGCTTGTTGACCAG GTCATGACAGTGGGCCAAAAGGTTACTTTTGAGTACCTTGGCAATAACTTTCTTTTCACAGTCAGTCAGGCTGTTGTTGAGGGACTGGAAAAGTCAGATAGTGAAAGAGGAATGCTGACATCGGatacatatattatttttgagtCAGCTGGAGGCAGCGGAATAAAG ATAATTAATCAACGAGAATCAGCTAGCAGCAACCTTTTTCGACAAAAAGAATTTAATTTAAAGGCACTTGGTATAGGTGGTCTTAGTGCGGAGTTTGCAGATATATTTCGGAGAGCTTTTGCCTCTCGGGTTTTCCCTCCCCATGTTACAAGCAA ATTGGGTATCAAGCATGTGAAGGGAATGCTTCTTTATGGGCCTCCTGGTACTGGGAAGACTTTGATGGCACGTCAGATTGGAAAGATGTTAAATGGAAAAGACCCAAAG ATTGTCAATGGGCCAGAAGTGTTGAGCAAGTTTGTTGGTGAGACTGAGAAAAACATCAGGGATTTATTTGCTGATGCTGAGCAAGACCAGAGAAATCGAG GGGATCAGAGTGACTTACATGTTATTATCTTTGATGAAATAGACGCTATTTGTAAG TCAAGAGGTTCTACTAGGGATGGTACAGGTGTTCATGATAGCATTGTCAACCAGCTACTAACAAAG ATTGATGGGGTGGAGGCCCTTAATAATGTTCTATTGATCGGGATGACCAATCGAAAAGATTTGCTTGATGAAGCACTTTTAAG GCCTGGACGTTTAGAGGTTCAGGTGGAGATAAGTCTCCCTGATGAAGCTGGTCGTTTGCAAATTCTTGAAATACATACAACCAAGATGAAAGAAAATTCATTTCTTGCACCAGATATCAATTTAGCTGAACTGG CTGCCAGAACAAAGAACTACAGTGGGGCAGAGCTTGAAGGTGTTGTAAAAAGTGCGgtttcatatgctttaaatagGCAATTAAACATGGATGATCTGAATAAGCCAGTGGATGAGGAGAACATAAAAGTTACCATGAATGACTTTCTAGAAGCCCTTGAAGAAGTTAGACCAGCTTTTGGAGCATCTACTAGTGATCTTGAACGATGCAG GCTTAATGGCATGGTGGAGTGTGGTGTACGCCATGAGCACTTTCAGCAACGTACCATGCTACTTGCAGAACAAGTAAAACTTAGCAAAGGCAGTCCACTCCTAACTTGTCTTCTGGAAGGTCCAAGTGGCAG TGGGAAGACTGCGATGGCGGCAACAGTTGGTATCTGTAGTGATTTTCCATATGTGAAGATT GTCTCAGCAGAATCCATGATTGGTCTCAGTGAGAGTACTAAATGTGCACATATTGTCAAG GTTTTCGAGGATGCTTACAGGTCACCATTGAGCATAATTATATTAGATGATATTGAGAG GCTTGTAGAGTATGTGGCTATTGGCCCTCGGTTTTCAAACATCATTTCGCAAACACTGATGGTTCTCCTGAAACGACTTCCTCCACTG GGAAAGAAACTTCTTGTGATAGGGACAACTAGTGAAGTTGGTTTCTTGGATTCAATTGGCATTCGTGATTCATTCTCAGTCACCTATAATGTCCCTACATTAAAAACTGAAGATGCTCGAAAG GTGTTGCAGCAACTCAATGTCTTCTCAGAGGAAGACATAGATTCTGCTGCTGAGGCCTTAGATGAT ATGCCAATCAAAAAAGTTTACATGCTAATTGAAATGGCTGCTCAAGGAGACCAAGGCGGTCGAGCAGAAGTCATTTATTCTGGCAAAGAGAAGATCAACTTATCTCACTTCTACGACAGTCTTCAGGACATTGTCCGCTACTGA
- the LOC130809431 gene encoding cytochrome c oxidase copper chaperone 1-like encodes MSSDLSYGNITVAQKNQEVLTKASEQDQKPKKKICCACPETKKLRDECIVEHGEAACTKWIEAHKQCLRAEGFNV; translated from the coding sequence ATGAGCAGCGATCTCTCATATGGAAACATCACTGTTGCTCAAAAGAATCAAGAAGTCTTGACCAAAGCTTCCGAGCAAGATCAAAAGCCAAAAAAGAAGATTTGCTGTGCATGTCCTGAAACTAAGAAGTTACGAGACGAATGTATAGTAGAGCACGGTGAAGCTGCATGTACCAAGTGGATTGAGGCCCATAAGCAATGTCTTCGCGCAGAGGGCTTTAATGTCTGA